The Pseudalkalibacillus hwajinpoensis DNA window AAGTGTATAAGGTATCGCAGTCCCTTTCGCCAAGCTTGAAAAAGTTAGCGCATGATGGCAAAAAAGCATACGACAATCAATATGATTTAATTCATCGAAGAGAAGCAAGCTATCCCAATGAAATTTGGCAAGCAGACCATACCCCGTTAGATATTATAGTTTTAAATGAAAAAGGAAAACCAGAAAGACCTTGGCTAACAATCATTTTAGATGATTATAGCCGAGCAATCGCTGGATACTTTTTAACTTTTGAAAACCCCTCTGCCATACATACATCTTTGGTCTTACACCAAGCAATATGGAGAAAAAGTAATCCCGATTGGCAAATATGTGGTATCCCTGAAATGTTTTATACGGACCATGGAAGTGATTTTACGTCCAACCATATGGAGCAAGTAGCAATTGATTTAAAATTTAACCTAGTCTTTTCTGCAATCGGTGTTCCAAGAGGGCGAGGGAAAATAGAAAGATTCTTTTTAACCATTAATCAATTGTTTCTCGAAGATTTACCCGGTTATTTGGGGAATCAGTCTGACGCTTCACATCTTACCCTTAAGGAGTTAGATGAAAAATTATTGAATTTCATCATATTTAACTATCACCATAGGGTTCATGGTACAACAAAAAAAGAACCGATACATGCATGGAATAATTCTGGATTTCTTCCCAATATGCCTGAGAGTTTGGAAAGTCTTGATTTATTATTACTAAATGTAGCAAAACCAAGGAAGGTTCATTCTGATGGGATTCACTTCCAAGGACTAAGATATATAGATACAAACCTAGCTGCATACGTTGGTGAAACAGTCATTATTCGTTATGATCCAAGGGGTATTGCGGAGATCCGAGTGTTCTATCAAGATAAATACTTATGTACGGCTATTTCCCCTGAAATTTCCGATTATACAGTAGATTTAAAGGATATTGTTTCAGCACGAAATAAAATACGGAACAATCTAAGGAAACAACTTGATTCTGGAAATACTGTTGCAGAAGTTGCCTTGTCAAAACAAAAAGAATTGGAGGAAAAGGGGAATAAATCAAATTCCAAAAAGTCGAAACTAAAGAGGTATTTCAATGAATAAAACACAAAAGTTTATTGAAACAAAAGAATATAAAAGATTTGCAGAGTTTTGTGATGCCTGTATCAAATATAAATATATAGGAATTTGTTATGGATTACCTGGTGTTGGAAAAACGTTATCCTCAAGATATTATTCAAATTGGGATTCCATCGAAAAACAAATAGCTTATAAAACAGCAAAGGAAGTAGGCTTAGATGCAGATGAAAAGATACTTGAAGCAAGAACAATTTTTTATACAGCTCCAGTAGTACGAGCGACTAAAATGACTGATCAGATTAGTACTATTGGATTCAGAATGAATATGGTAAGAACTATGTATAAAGTACTCACTAAAGGAGAAGAAGAAAAATATTCCGCCGACGCTTATGAAGATATCGATCTGATTATTGTCGATGAAATAGATCGACTAAAAGTACAAAATCTAGAACAACTTAGGGATATCTATGATCGAAATGACATAGCAATGATATTAATTGGAATGCCTGGGATTGAGAAGCGATTAGCTCGATATCCCCAACTCTACTCTAGAATTGGATTTGCTCATGAATTTGATAAACTTAGTAAAGATGAAACCCATCATATTTTGGAGTATAAATGGGAAGAATTAGGTCTTTCTATAAAACTAGAAGATTTTTCCGATTAAGCAATAACCAGTATCATTAAAATTACTGGAGGAAACTTTAGGCTCATACAGAGACTTTTCACTCAGATAGAAAGAATACTTGAAATTAATAATCTTGAAACCATAACAACAGAAGTTGTTGAAGCTGCACGAGACAGTTTAGTAATCGGAATCAAGTAAATTTAAAAATCTATCTTTTGAAATGAAGATAGATTTTTTACTTGTCAGATAGTGCAAAATAACACTCAATATATGTGCAAAATAAAATCAAAAGTGACACCTTGAAGACACGAAATCGAGATTTATTTATAAAGTCCTTTATTTTAGCAGCCTTTAATTTAAGTACCTTCTTTCACAATTTCATAACTATGTTATTTTTCGCAAGATACTGACCAATTAATAGCTAATAAATCTAAGTTCTCTTCTGTGATAGTTCTATTATTTCCCACACAAGCATTTTTAGCTTTTGCAAATCCGTTATAACTGGAAGCAACTCCGATAGCCAACATAACCAAAACCATTAACCCAATTATCCAATTTCTTAACCTTTTCATTTTCATTGTCTTATACCACCTAAGTAAATCTAAGTATTTATTCCTGCCCCGTCAGTTAAAAATGCTAAATTCCCGATAGTTCCTATGCTAATGCTAATGTAATAAAGGCGAGTACTCTATTGAGCAATCTCCCCCTATAATGGAAGACGCAACATCAATCGCTTTTAATCTATACGTCATTCACGCTCATTCTAAATTCTTTCTTATTTTTCTTTTATCATTAAGATTTAAAACAATCTCATAACCAAAGGCAACTATTAAACCCGACCAAAAGATTATAGCCGATGAAAAGAAATCATCTGTAAAAATTAGATTATGAGTGTAGTTCACAAATAACAATATCAAATAGGTATAAAAGCCAACTATTGCTCCCTTTTTCCAATTTATCATTTGTCTATTAGTCATAGATTTAAATAAACTCAAAGTAGTTCCTCCAGGCAAAGGTTATTCTTGAATTGCTCCTCGATACAGGAAGATCACTTTTATATATTAAACTGTACCTATCTCGCTTTAACAACACTTATCTCTTAAGCAAATCTCCAACTTTCAGGATGATTTTTTTCGTTTGTATTTTTTATATTGCATTATTGCAAATACACTAATAACTATAATGAATGAAATGATAATAGAATATCGTGAAATCATAAAAAAGAAATCCGGATATGGAATTTCCATAGCTGAAGTCATTCCATTTACATCTGTTGTAGACTTCACTCTATTTACCCCTGCAAACAATATTAGAAAGGAAATAGCCAATGAATATAAACCAGTTTTAACTAACGTCTTTTCCAAAATGAATCCCTCCATATAACGAAAAAAGCATTGTAGTGTTACAAAAGTTGCTCACTAACAATTATTTCAAAACAACTTCATTTACACAACTAAATAAAATAAGGAGCTTATCTTATTACAGAAAAGCTCCTCTTTTATCGAATAAGGGCTGTGCCTTATTATCTAGTTTGCTAGTTAACATTCCCCTGAAAAGTGTAAGCTGAAGAAGATTTCAGTAATTCCTCTACTCCTTTTTTATGGTAGGGCATTAACTCGTTAGCAGTATTAATGTCTACCCACTGTATCTCAGTAATCTCATTCTTATCTTCAAGTTGAACCTCTCCATCAATAACAGTAGCTTGAAATGTAAACATTAAACCGTGATGTTGCTGCTTTGTAAAAAATGCCTCATTAACTGCTAGAATCGGCCCTGCTTCAATTTCTAAACCAGTCTCTTCCTTTGTTTCACGAATAACTCCTTGTTCTAAGGTTTCTCCTAATTCAACTGCTCCACCTGGCAATGACCAAGTTGAATGCGCATTATTCACCATTAATACTTTTTGTTTTAATGGGTCAAAAATAAACGCATATACTACATCTACTCGTTTCATTTCTAAACCACCTTTAATTGTCTAATAAAAAATTTACTGGAAAGAGCGATTACCTAAGTATGCGGTAATCGCTCCTCGATTGTTTAGGAATTCCCTAAAAATTTTGTTTGTAATTCCTTCTCTATAACCTTCTCATCAAAGGAAACTTGATATGCTTTAGCATTAGGTCTTGAACTGACTATTTTACTAACTTCTTGCTCTATGTAATGAACAACAACACTATCATCTGTGGCAATTCCAGGTTGTATATTCCTAACATGATAAATCCTCCTGTATTTTAGTAGAATCACTTTATAGATTATGACATACGTTCTAAGTGCTGATACTCCTTGGTTTTAAACCATTTCCAAACTAGCCCAACCACCGGCAATAAACCACGATTTATTAAAATCCGTCATCAAAGAAGTAACGTTTTGACATTGTTCAAACGACATATACATCCTCCAAAAATAAAAGGTAGTCTTCTATTAAAGCTCCTCTTTAATAGAAGATCAACCAGCAGGTGCTAGCTGATTGTTAAAAATTCATTCCATCTTTAGGATGAATATAATGTTTTATTTGATTATTTCACCATCTTTATTACTAACATAAATCTTATATGAATCAACTTTAGACACGGATTTAAGTTCTTCCGACTTCAATATTTCATTTACTGTTTCCTCTATATCACTTTTTAAAGCCTCAGCATCCTTATCAGAACTTTTTATGGAAGTTTGAATGGTTATAGACTCTTGATAATCAGTAAGAATATCTCCCACTATACCATTATCTTTTAAGCCTTCCATAACTTGCAACTGTAATAGAGACATTTCCCTTCCTATATTCTCAGGGTCAACGATTTGTTCACTTTCAGGCAAATTTGGTTTTTCTTCGGAGTTGTAATTAAAACCAAAATATGCACCAAAAGCTATACAAACAATTATGACAAGACCAATTATACTCTTTTTCAAATTGAACACCTCCTATTAGAGGGTATGTCCAATTTTATGCTCTATGTTAATTTTTGTTATTCCGTTATCCTGCCCTTTTATGGAATACCAATTATTTCAAATCCGACTATAAAACTCAACAACTTATTCCATAATACAGGAAAAATTAAAACCAATAGTATGCCGAATGAGCAATAAAAAATAACACTTTTGTATATATTTGAGGACTGTAGTTAACGCTAGTCAACCCTTTTATTGAAATTGTACCATTATAAACCTCCTATTTAATTTACGATGTACATGGGAGGAATGCCAATGGCTTACTTAAGAAAAAGAGGGACTAAGTGGTCTTATCAAATTGAGTGGATTGACCCTTTATCAGGAAAAAGAAAGACAAAAACTAAGAGTGGTTTTACTAGAAAAACAGATGCAAGAATTGAAGCAGAAGAAATTGAGAAGGAATTAAGAGATGGAACTTATTTAGATGAGAATAGCATCAATTTTAGTGAATTTGCAGATGAATGGCTTACATTCTATGCGAAAAATTCTAAAGTCAGTTCCCATAGAGTTCGGTCAAAGGAAATAATTCATTTTAAAAGATATTTTTCCAAAATGAAGCTATCTGACATTACTAGAAAACAATATCAAGCACTACTCAATAGTCTTCACGAAAAGGGATATGCTCACAATACTCTCTATGGCATTCACACGACTGGACGTATGTTATTTAAAAAAGCATTGGAATATAACCTAATTAAGTTAAATCCAAGTGAATTCGCAAAAATCCCTAAGAAAATTGAAACAGTAGAAGAAATTGAACAAAATGAAGAGGTTCTAAAATTCCTAGAAAAAAATGAACTAATAGCTTTTTTAAAGACTGCCAAGGAAAAAGGCTTGGATAGAGACTATGTTATGTTTTTAACTTTGGCTTATAGTGGTATTCGTGTAGGAGAGTTAATGGCACTAAAATGGAACGACGTTAATTTTGAAAACGGGTCAATCCGAATTACTAAAACTTACTACAATCCGAGTAATAATACAAAAAACTATCAACTACTTACACCAAAAACCAAGAGATCAACTCGCACTCTCAAAATGGACAATCAGGTAATCTGTGAATTAAAAAAATACTGTATCCAACAACGGGAAATGAAATTAGCACTTGGGAATCAATATAAAGATCTGGGATTTGTTTTTGCAAAAGAGATTAATAACCCAGGTTACCCAGACTTTATAAAAACGGTTGAAAACAGGATGAGACGTCTGTTAAAGTTCAGTGGTATAGAAAAGAATGTCACCCCTCACTCTTTTAGACATACACATACCTCTCTTCTAATAGAGGCTGGAGTAGGAACCAAGGAGATCCAGCAAAGGCTAGGGCACGGGGATATCAATACGACCATGAACATTTACGCTCATATTACTAATAACATGGAACAAAAAGCATCGGAAAAGTTCAGTGAGCTAATGAAAGATGCATTATATTGAATAATATAAAGAAGTTATAGAAGCCCGAATATACAATTGGTCGGTATAGGACCGTGTATATACGGGTTTTTATTTAGTTACTTTTTCACTTATATAAATAATTATGAATAATCATTTGGTAATATTTACATAATTATAATTTAACTGAGGTCTAATTGGGTATTCATAGCAAAACTCCAGGGATTAATTTGATAGAAAATCTACAAATGTTAGGAGAAGTGCTGGGTTATTATGTAAATTCGGAATATCCGGTGGAAAAAGGAATAACTAAAGAAGCAATTGATGTGGCTTGGTTTTTAGAAAAAGGGCATAAATTTCCCTTGATGATTCTAGAAATTGAAAGTATTGCAACAAACGCTTCTGCTGCCAATGCTTGGTAGAGTACGAAATTTGAAAAACCCCTCTTCTTCTTTCATATATATATTAATTCAGTCAAAAATTCGGCCGTTATTGAAAACTTTAAAAGGCAATATGGAACGAATAATTATAGAGTATTATACCAACTCAAAAAAGGAGAAAAATTAAACTTAGTTAAAGACATCCTTTCTCAACAATCGGAGAATTCATTCTACTATAGATTTATATGAATTCCTAAGTGCATTGAAAAGTGCCTCCTTCTGGGATGATGTGGATATTCCATTATTACTTCAACATTTAGAAGACAATAACTTCAATCTTACTACCGGAGATTTTTTATCTACTTATGCAACATTAGGATTATATATAAAGAATTTAATTATGAGTTTCTTCGGTACTTAAAGAGTAATGGGATTGATTCTTTAAATAATAAAAAGGGACAGTTTCCAAACGAAATTTTTAATAACTACATTGAAGCAATTTATATAGGATTACTTTCAAATTATGATTGTAATAATACTGCTAAAAATTATTTGAATTATTAATAAAATGGCAAGAGGACACATCATATATGAATCAAATTGGTCCCTAATTTGGCTTAAATCAAGCTTATGATCGATTTATTTTAGGTGCTTCAGGTCTGCAGTGGGAGAGGCTTCTGAGATTTTAGACGTAATTTTTGAGAGAACCAGTCAAAATCCAGTCAATATTTAATTAAAGGGGTTCAACCCCCTGTACATCAAGAGATTCGAGGCCAGCTTACATCATTCACGTTATCACACCATCTCATTCTTCCACGTATGGAATGGTTAATGGTCCTAACGGTAATACAGCGACCGACATGTTTTCTCCATATTTTTTCTTTAACTCATCCAGTTGTTTTTCAATGTTAGATATCGGTTTTAGCATAGCTCCCTTAACCTGCTCATCTGTTAGCTTAGAATACACATAAACGTCTGCCCACACCTGAATTACCGCTTGTTTCTGTACTTGCCATTGATCAAACATCTTAAATTCCGGGTTGTTGATCATATCAAGCAGTGCCTGAGGACTATCCGCCATTTCAAATATTTTCGAGTAGTTTCCATGACTCGGAAGTCCATCTGAGCATTCGGAAGCGACCAGGATCGCCCCACCCTTCTTCACAATCTTGTGAGCAGCACTCATTCCTTTTACTGCTTGATACAAGTTCTGATCTAACGGATATCCAGAGTTAGATGTAATAACCACATCAAATCGCTCATTGCATTTAATCATTGCATGTTCTTTTGCAAATTCGCACCCTTTATCGTGCGCTTCGTAAAGCTCGCCTGCGAATACTGCCGTAATTTCTTTTTCTCTGTTTAGGGTTACATTTAACATGAAATCAGGCTTACACATGCCGTTAATTTCTCGAGTCATCTCCTGTACAGGGTTGTTCTCCATATTTCCCCATGTTGCGAGAGGATCACCGATCATTCTTGCATTATGGAATGTCATGATGGTTTCAATACCAGCAATTCCTGGCATGATTCCTTTGGGCCCACCAGAAAATCCTGCGAAAAAATGCGGTTCAATGAAGCCTGTTACAATTTTAAAATTCGCTTCCACGTAATCTTTGTTTAAATACACATCACAGCCAAATTTGCTTTCACCGAGGTTTACAAGAGAATCTTTATCATGGCACTGGTTGTTCACGATTCGGATGTTATCAACGACCCATTCTCCAAGCATTTGAATAAATTCTTCACGTGTCTGATCACGGTGTGTTCCTGTTCCGTTTATAATCACAAAGTTTTCTAGTGGCACATGGTTCAACTCTTCAATAAGTAAAGGGATTAAGATGTGGTTTGGTGTAGGTCTTGTAATATCGCTAATTGCAATTGCAACTGTATCCGTTGCTTTTACCACTTCTTTTAAAGGTGATGTTCCAATTGGATTTTGAAGCGCTTCCTTAATAGAACGGTTTGTCTCTGGTAACCCTTCAAGGTTATTGGGCTCTACCATGAACGAATTATCAGGTATATTAATTGAAAGACCATCTTTTCCGTATAGCAATGTTGTTTCCATAGTAACTCCCTCCCATTTCATCTAATTCTACATTACTGTTACCCTATTTTTTCTACATCTCTATTAAAACATAAAATGGAAAAGGACTGACTCAAAATAATTGAGTTAATCCAAGTCGGACTCAGGCAGATTGGGCGTTTTTGTCGTTTTTTTCTTGCTTTTTACCTTTATTCGTCTCAAGTTTGCCGTCGATCCCTTTGCTTCTCTGGTAACGATCCACCAAAATAACCGCAATTGGACAAAGGATAGCTGTTGTAAGGGTTGCGATAGAGATCTGTGCCGTCGCAACAGCAGCAATTGCTTCAAACGATGCTGCTTCGGAAGCAGACATCATTCCTGATCCAGCAGCTACTGCAGCGGCTGCGGCTATAGCGGCTGGTGTCGCAGCAGCGTTTCCAGCTGTAGAAGCTTCAGAAACGGGAGCGATATAGCTTTTTTCTTTAAACAATTTGAAAATAAGTATACCAGCCCCGCCTGTTAGAACAGTCGTAAGAATACCGATTGTTAACCCAGCCGCAACAACATCTGGATTAAAGAAGCTTGCAAGGTTCATACCGGCTCCGAGCGCAAATGCAAAGAATGGTACTGGTAAAATTTCACCTGGCTTAAGAAACTCTCTTATTTCAGGGTCAAGGTTTCCAAGGATCATACCGATTGCGATCGGAAGTAGAACCGCGATAAAGGCAATAACAGGAAAGCTTGAACCGAGTAGTCCTAACGCAAGTAATGTTAAAAATGGTCCGTCATTAAGAGAAAGTATGGCTACTGCTCCAACATCTGATCGGTTTCCGTATTGACTAGTTAACGCGGCATACATGCCACCGTTTCCATTTGTCATCCCTGCTATGATCGCAAGTGTCGATAATCCAAACAAGCCTGACATTGGATCAAAGAAATACCCGAAAAGAATACCAACCGATAAACCTGTTAAGTATTTACTGACGATCAACAATGACCCTTTCTTAAGTGCTGCACCACCGATTCTCAAATTCATCTGACTACCTGCTGAAAAGAGGAAAAGTGCAATTAAAACCAATGCTCCGTTTTTAAACAAAGCTTCTGAGAAGCCACCAATTCTTAACAACTCATAATAGCCTTCTGATGTAGGTGCGACACCCAGTGTTTTCAAAAAGTTCATAACAACTGGAAGATGCATTTGATCAATGGTGTTAAAGAGTGCACCAAACATAAGTGGAACTACCATTAAACCGCCAGGAACTTTTTCAATCGTCTGTTTAATCTTCATAAAACAAGACCCCCTTGTTTGTTATAAACGCGATTATGAAAATAAGATCTTATAACCTGTTCTGTACTCCTTTCCAAAAGTTGAGGAGCATATTCCATCGCCTCATTTAGAGACATAGGCTGATTTATAATGCTATTGACGCTCACCACACCAAATTGATACAAAACCTCAATTCCAGTTCCGACAGACCCTGCCATTACGATAGTTGGGATATTCAGTGTA harbors:
- a CDS encoding Mu transposase C-terminal domain-containing protein, with the translated sequence MQNEHPPLTAYSEEQRQAAMVKYKIIAPYLTDEKTLTVITEETGIAKRTLQYWIRDYKQFGLKGLIRKTRNDAGKIHLEPEIVASIEQLILKYKRNSLTSIHRMTCEQCRKKGWQEPSYYKVYKVSQSLSPSLKKLAHDGKKAYDNQYDLIHRREASYPNEIWQADHTPLDIIVLNEKGKPERPWLTIILDDYSRAIAGYFLTFENPSAIHTSLVLHQAIWRKSNPDWQICGIPEMFYTDHGSDFTSNHMEQVAIDLKFNLVFSAIGVPRGRGKIERFFLTINQLFLEDLPGYLGNQSDASHLTLKELDEKLLNFIIFNYHHRVHGTTKKEPIHAWNNSGFLPNMPESLESLDLLLLNVAKPRKVHSDGIHFQGLRYIDTNLAAYVGETVIIRYDPRGIAEIRVFYQDKYLCTAISPEISDYTVDLKDIVSARNKIRNNLRKQLDSGNTVAEVALSKQKELEEKGNKSNSKKSKLKRYFNE
- a CDS encoding NUDIX hydrolase, with the protein product MKRVDVVYAFIFDPLKQKVLMVNNAHSTWSLPGGAVELGETLEQGVIRETKEETGLEIEAGPILAVNEAFFTKQQHHGLMFTFQATVIDGEVQLEDKNEITEIQWVDINTANELMPYHKKGVEELLKSSSAYTFQGNVN
- a CDS encoding tyrosine-type recombinase/integrase, which encodes MAYLRKRGTKWSYQIEWIDPLSGKRKTKTKSGFTRKTDARIEAEEIEKELRDGTYLDENSINFSEFADEWLTFYAKNSKVSSHRVRSKEIIHFKRYFSKMKLSDITRKQYQALLNSLHEKGYAHNTLYGIHTTGRMLFKKALEYNLIKLNPSEFAKIPKKIETVEEIEQNEEVLKFLEKNELIAFLKTAKEKGLDRDYVMFLTLAYSGIRVGELMALKWNDVNFENGSIRITKTYYNPSNNTKNYQLLTPKTKRSTRTLKMDNQVICELKKYCIQQREMKLALGNQYKDLGFVFAKEINNPGYPDFIKTVENRMRRLLKFSGIEKNVTPHSFRHTHTSLLIEAGVGTKEIQQRLGHGDINTTMNIYAHITNNMEQKASEKFSELMKDALY
- the larA gene encoding nickel-dependent lactate racemase, which gives rise to METTLLYGKDGLSINIPDNSFMVEPNNLEGLPETNRSIKEALQNPIGTSPLKEVVKATDTVAIAISDITRPTPNHILIPLLIEELNHVPLENFVIINGTGTHRDQTREEFIQMLGEWVVDNIRIVNNQCHDKDSLVNLGESKFGCDVYLNKDYVEANFKIVTGFIEPHFFAGFSGGPKGIMPGIAGIETIMTFHNARMIGDPLATWGNMENNPVQEMTREINGMCKPDFMLNVTLNREKEITAVFAGELYEAHDKGCEFAKEHAMIKCNERFDVVITSNSGYPLDQNLYQAVKGMSAAHKIVKKGGAILVASECSDGLPSHGNYSKIFEMADSPQALLDMINNPEFKMFDQWQVQKQAVIQVWADVYVYSKLTDEQVKGAMLKPISNIEKQLDELKKKYGENMSVAVLPLGPLTIPYVEE
- a CDS encoding 2-keto-3-deoxygluconate permease, with translation MKIKQTIEKVPGGLMVVPLMFGALFNTIDQMHLPVVMNFLKTLGVAPTSEGYYELLRIGGFSEALFKNGALVLIALFLFSAGSQMNLRIGGAALKKGSLLIVSKYLTGLSVGILFGYFFDPMSGLFGLSTLAIIAGMTNGNGGMYAALTSQYGNRSDVGAVAILSLNDGPFLTLLALGLLGSSFPVIAFIAVLLPIAIGMILGNLDPEIREFLKPGEILPVPFFAFALGAGMNLASFFNPDVVAAGLTIGILTTVLTGGAGILIFKLFKEKSYIAPVSEASTAGNAAATPAAIAAAAAVAAGSGMMSASEAASFEAIAAVATAQISIATLTTAILCPIAVILVDRYQRSKGIDGKLETNKGKKQEKNDKNAQSA